Proteins co-encoded in one Anabas testudineus chromosome 8, fAnaTes1.2, whole genome shotgun sequence genomic window:
- the LOC113155457 gene encoding uncharacterized protein LOC113155457: MNGLAHGCRWCKNKTKKSRPRHLHQSTLNLGDTAPCYITTHDQSFSGRSADGRPLTFLLRPPSFPSQHQTHLDLSNNIAPLQCPPLSHSQEVHRPIHTAPRANLNVENWIRYRSGQTVREITNPQDLSEYWTTYKTDHRSPVTNISSQLAGRPTQWHQHDILTGEQRQAAGPGKPSRQSRDRLLWATRQWETDCSALRLY, encoded by the exons ATGAACGGTTTGGCCCATGGTTGTCGAtggtgcaaaaataaaaccaagaaGTCCAGACCAAGGCATCTGCACCAGAGCACCCTGAACCTGGGTGACACAGCACCCTGCTACATCACCACCCATGACCAG AGTTTCTCTGGCAGGTCGGCTGATGGACGTCCTCTCACCTTTCTTCTGAGACCTCCCAGCTTCCCCTCACAGCATCAGACCCATCTGGATCTCAGTAATAACATCGCCCCACTGCAGTGTCCACCTCTGTCACACAGTCAAGAAGTGCACAGGCCCATACACACTGCTCCG AGAGCCAACCTGAATGTGGAAAACTGGATTCGGTATCGCAGTGGGCAGACTGTCAGAGAGATCACCAACCCACAGGATCTATCAGAGTACTGGACCACTTACAAAACTGACCACAGATCTCCAGTAACTAACATCTCATCACAGCTAGCCGGCAGACCAACACAATGGCATCAGCACGATATTCTGACAG GTGAACAAAGACAGGCAGCTGGTCCAGGGAAGCCCAGCAGACAGTCCAGAGACAGACTTCTCTGGGCAACCAGGCAATGGGAGACAGACTGCTCTGCACTCAGGCTCTACTGA
- the arl6ip1 gene encoding ADP-ribosylation factor-like protein 6-interacting protein 1, whose translation MAEGDNKSANMLAQETAQLEEQLQGWGEVILAGDRVLRWEKPWFPGALVGVTTMLFCLIYYLDPSVLTGLSCTVMLLCLADYLVPTLAPRVFGSNKWTTEQQQRFHEICGNLVKTQRRIVGWWKRLCALKEEKPKMYFASVISSLLSVAWIGQQVHNLFLTYLIVSFLLLLPGLNQHGIITKYAGMAKREINKLLKQKEKKNE comes from the exons ATGGCTGAAGGGGACAACAAAAGCGCAAATATGCTA GCTCAGGAAACAgctcagctggaggagcagctgcaaGGATGGGGTGAGGTGATCCTGGCTGGGGACCGTGTCCTGCGCTGGGAGAAGCCTTGGTTTCCAGGAGCTCTCGTGGGTGTTACCACCATGCTTTTCTG tttgatttacTACTTGGACCCATCAGTGCTGACTGGGCTCTCATGTACCGTCATGTTGCTTTGCCTGGCAGACTACCTGGTGCCAACACTTGCACCCCGTGTCTTTGGCTCTAATAAGTG gaccactgagcagcagcagcggttCCATGAGATCTGCGGAAACCTGGTAAAAACCCAGCGTCGCATCGTTGGCTGGTGGAAGCGCCTCTGTGCCCTCAAAGAGGAGAAGCCAAAAATG TACTTTGCCTCAGTGATCAGCAGCCTTCTGTCAGTGGCCTGGATTGGACAGCAGGTGCACAACCTGTTCCTCACTTATCTTATTG TGAGCTTCCTGCTGTTGCTGCCCGGCCTGAACCAGCATGGCATCATCACCAAGTATGCCGGCATGGCCAAGAGGGAGATCAACAAACTCCTcaaacagaaggagaagaagaacgAGTAG